The following coding sequences are from one Lujinxingia vulgaris window:
- a CDS encoding DUF547 domain-containing protein, with protein sequence MSLRTPALLSALLLSACSAPGAELIDSPLVDELRTGQRSGTQSFDHSALDTLLSTHVNAEAGHVDYQGLSDDRAELDAYLSALAEIDATAFDEDEQLAMLINAYNACTLRLIVDNLPVDSIRDIDDPWGKPRCEVAGYTLSLDEIEHGLIRPLYQDPRIHFAVNCAARSCPHLAESAYTGAQINAQLDARTRASLSDPKFARIEGDTLYLTKIMDWYGGDFIDPAFEGSTTELVDYVELYTTEAIRARLQDDDASPVNIVFMDYDWSLNSP encoded by the coding sequence GTGTCCCTTCGCACCCCCGCCCTGCTCTCCGCCCTGCTCTTGAGCGCGTGCAGCGCCCCGGGCGCCGAGCTCATCGACAGCCCCCTGGTCGACGAGCTTCGCACAGGCCAGCGCTCCGGCACGCAGAGCTTTGATCACAGCGCGCTCGACACGCTCTTAAGCACGCATGTCAACGCGGAGGCCGGCCACGTCGACTACCAGGGGCTCAGCGACGACCGCGCTGAGCTCGACGCCTACCTGAGCGCGCTGGCCGAGATCGACGCCACCGCGTTTGATGAAGATGAGCAGCTGGCGATGCTCATCAACGCTTATAACGCCTGCACGTTGCGCCTGATCGTCGACAACCTGCCCGTCGACTCCATCCGCGACATCGACGATCCCTGGGGCAAGCCCCGCTGCGAGGTGGCCGGGTACACGCTGAGCCTCGATGAGATTGAGCACGGGCTGATTCGACCGCTCTATCAAGATCCGCGCATTCATTTCGCGGTGAACTGCGCCGCACGCAGCTGCCCGCATCTGGCCGAGAGCGCCTACACCGGCGCGCAGATCAACGCCCAGCTCGACGCCCGCACCCGCGCCAGCCTGAGCGACCCGAAGTTCGCGCGCATCGAAGGCGACACGCTCTACCTCACAAAGATCATGGACTGGTACGGCGGCGACTTCATCGACCCGGCCTTTGAGGGAAGCACCACCGAGCTCGTCGATTACGTGGAGCTTTACACGACGGAGGCCATCCGCGCGCGTCTTCAGGATGACGACGCCTCACCGGTCAACATCGTGTTTATGGACTACGACTGGTCGCTCAACTCACCGTGA
- a CDS encoding D-alanyl-D-alanine carboxypeptidase family protein, translating into MKDAHFREGWRGIGAIALLLLGCLLVGSAAASPPTRDDEAHRSKTREQAHSVGLEVGRQALEIATWSGLSLRARALVERSRDEGWEPEDLLDALELRAPERCLELHQPTHLAERKARWREAVRLLSITHPAALEAWILGERRPPRAALAEANTQLRCMVEAMVLASAEPDHGFRLVLSLRSTFGGRFGTQAELAEHLQRYPRFMSQVLGALLRSDYRDMGSQSFIWYRKMRFTGRSFNKISERAAERCGLTPGHTWKPENERHKRCWFGELSPGEREQEILLASAAPALSRHHWGTEFDILGLNPRLFEEGAQLFDAWLWLDGQALDYGFFQPFGPTASAHTFAHMEERWHWSYYPIAQAIWEHLLEREHLFEPVLHDLWSRLERRWGARNSPYFTHMREHWRDYLFHITVPSPPEALP; encoded by the coding sequence ATGAAAGACGCGCACTTCAGAGAGGGTTGGCGGGGCATAGGGGCGATCGCATTGCTGCTGCTCGGCTGCCTGCTGGTCGGCTCTGCAGCGGCATCGCCGCCGACGCGTGATGATGAGGCGCATCGTAGCAAAACCCGCGAGCAAGCGCACTCGGTGGGGCTGGAAGTCGGCCGTCAGGCGCTGGAGATCGCCACGTGGTCGGGGCTCAGCCTGCGGGCGCGCGCGCTGGTCGAGCGCAGCCGTGACGAGGGCTGGGAGCCGGAGGATCTTCTCGACGCGCTGGAACTTCGCGCGCCCGAGCGCTGCCTGGAGTTGCACCAGCCCACCCACCTGGCCGAGCGCAAGGCGCGCTGGCGCGAGGCGGTGCGACTGCTCTCGATCACACACCCCGCTGCGCTTGAAGCGTGGATCCTTGGCGAGCGACGCCCCCCGCGGGCCGCGCTGGCCGAGGCCAACACGCAACTTCGCTGCATGGTTGAGGCGATGGTGCTCGCGAGCGCCGAGCCCGACCACGGTTTTCGCCTTGTTTTAAGCCTGCGCAGCACCTTCGGGGGGCGTTTTGGCACACAGGCCGAGCTCGCTGAACACCTGCAGCGCTACCCGCGCTTTATGTCGCAGGTGTTGGGCGCGCTGCTGCGCTCAGACTATCGCGATATGGGCTCCCAGAGCTTTATCTGGTACCGGAAGATGCGCTTTACGGGGCGCTCGTTTAACAAGATCTCCGAGCGCGCCGCGGAGCGCTGCGGCCTGACCCCGGGTCATACCTGGAAGCCCGAGAATGAGCGTCATAAGCGCTGCTGGTTCGGGGAGCTCAGCCCCGGGGAGCGCGAGCAGGAGATCCTGCTGGCCAGCGCCGCCCCCGCCCTCTCGCGGCATCACTGGGGCACGGAGTTCGACATCCTGGGGCTCAACCCGCGACTTTTTGAAGAGGGCGCACAGCTCTTTGATGCCTGGCTCTGGCTCGATGGTCAGGCGCTTGATTACGGCTTCTTTCAGCCCTTTGGCCCCACCGCCTCCGCGCACACCTTTGCGCATATGGAGGAGCGCTGGCACTGGTCGTATTACCCGATTGCGCAGGCCATCTGGGAGCATCTTCTGGAGCGCGAGCACCTCTTTGAGCCGGTGCTCCACGACCTCTGGAGTCGGCTGGAGCGCCGCTGGGGCGCGCGCAACTCGCCATACTTCACGCATATGCGAGAGCACTGGCGCGACTACCTCTTTCACATCACAGTCCCCTCCCCACCCGAGGCGTTGCCTTAA
- a CDS encoding cold-shock protein produces the protein MAIGDEVTSKLSTNPTNIDLADALRQYSERAGARVDHDDNFRQRYLLDFMITGFEDVHAHVNLGVHVTGSIDNLEEQQDFLQAARRGIVLKALYVELADTSLSSGGLLVAFGACLSFLFDRRYAQVKAIGIRINEDCSFHFFDLEENVERLQRMSFDDELDIGQDLGGRVIAYFTDKGFGFIQTDDERKFFFHIANVVDDDLRARLPAYVPGEVIPVDFQYGGNDGKKYPKAINVALPDDVAANSH, from the coding sequence ATGGCGATCGGAGATGAAGTGACCAGCAAGCTCTCCACCAACCCTACCAATATCGATCTGGCCGATGCGCTGCGCCAGTACTCCGAGCGTGCCGGCGCCAGGGTCGATCATGACGATAACTTCCGGCAGCGCTACCTCCTCGACTTTATGATCACCGGGTTTGAGGACGTCCACGCCCACGTCAACCTGGGGGTGCACGTCACCGGCTCGATCGACAACCTGGAGGAGCAGCAGGACTTTCTGCAGGCCGCGCGCCGCGGGATCGTGCTCAAAGCCCTCTACGTGGAGTTGGCCGACACCTCATTGAGCTCGGGCGGGTTGCTCGTGGCCTTTGGTGCGTGCCTCTCCTTTCTCTTTGATCGACGCTACGCCCAGGTCAAGGCCATCGGCATTCGCATCAACGAGGACTGCTCCTTCCACTTCTTCGATCTCGAAGAAAACGTCGAGCGCCTCCAGCGCATGTCCTTCGATGATGAGCTCGACATCGGTCAGGACCTCGGCGGTCGGGTCATCGCCTACTTCACCGACAAGGGCTTTGGCTTCATTCAGACCGACGATGAGCGCAAGTTCTTCTTCCACATCGCCAACGTTGTCGACGATGATCTTCGCGCCCGACTGCCGGCCTATGTGCCTGGCGAGGTGATCCCGGTCGACTTTCAATACGGTGGCAATGACGGCAAGAAGTATCCCAAGGCCATCAACGTGGCGTTGCCCGACGATGTCGCGGCCAACAGCCACTGA
- a CDS encoding protein kinase domain-containing protein: MYPDDPQHSTAPPIVDGRYRLDALLSEGGVGTIWRAQDLVGRRPVALKLLKPEVATLPHLRRRFSREARAASRLMHPNVAAVHDHGVDPDGKMFIAMELLEGLVVTDLIRQGLSLALILELADQLLAGLAHAHARGVIHRDLKPSNLMVVNASIPDSLGTLKVVDFGIATVLTDADPRETAHGEVVGTPRYMSPEQAGGERSLTPRTDLYNVGLILYELICGRPPFGEEKGLAVMAMHVHEPVPPMIARQGLHLPVALEAFVSRALAKSPARRWPSAGEMRVQLKALQAELAGDARIYNVPAPLPRVQSGAGPDRQPTVEESIVGRRRLNPVAQSPEHDEAVVGRDSLAARRQADLQALNAGVAGLQQIPFVGRPRERQHLQEIARSVRSEQRGRIVLLEGEAGVGKTRLTMWLKEQVEEQGQLHGHIGAFTRGGTEGLRGLQEVLDSVFGTRGQSRAEVQTRVDTWLTQWGHDDGIDARILADFMRPAGSQSAVREAPVAPTTLFATILRVLERVASRRPRLIILDDVHWAGRELGDFLDFLAVELRHRSIPLMVMATIRSEDLGENPALERRLTALSRYVGETVERIQLGRLNEDSGYELIRLVLPVDEALTRLIYERSGGNPLHLVLLLRYLRDEGLIRPDGERWATADVEAVREAVPPSLGDLFEVRLQQIEARYSRHDKLGELLQRAAIAGPRFTYEVLREMVEREGDAERLRFFDEDLDHLLSEGILIESHGRREDWYAFSHGLLRDYFLKQIGGAFRARRLHRLAAEAREAVYGERAGAHAAEIAAHWHAARDLERALTWYIRAGRTASRAAMLRQAAVAFEAALTIMDELLEVGSERGDPPNFARLDARAQDLGWSGTDYVDTLMRLGDLFEGFGEFPEAEACYRRVVRLVGSCSAPPPEALSALAGCWLGLGHVAWQRGDFEAARWAFNRVRDEVATLPELAGMRDNATRGLARVAWHRADYALAVDLATDALHSAEGRGDDAGVAQSLWILGEVARIQGEGDAARDYYGRSMALSQASDQPSEVARNLLSLAQLARFQKHFDQAEELYQRALRRYEALGDRRGAGQCYNGLGDVARFRDSYDAARRFYERALATYQSIGAELDVALVYTNLGLTSIALNDYPAAEDFLCAARERVADEEYPYLQAGVEYNLALVRALRGEDDDAETLHRVLELSARFPIPDLDYAQPLERLARLRADAGHPDEARALWLRARDIYRELELEGDLARVNAQIDERVPTE; encoded by the coding sequence ATGTATCCCGACGATCCGCAACATTCGACCGCTCCGCCGATCGTCGATGGGCGCTACCGCCTCGACGCCCTGCTCAGTGAGGGCGGTGTGGGCACGATCTGGCGCGCGCAAGACCTGGTGGGGCGCCGCCCGGTCGCCCTGAAGTTGCTCAAGCCGGAAGTTGCGACTCTGCCGCACCTTCGCCGACGCTTCTCGCGTGAGGCCCGCGCGGCCAGCCGGCTGATGCACCCCAATGTGGCCGCGGTGCACGACCACGGGGTCGATCCCGACGGCAAGATGTTCATCGCCATGGAGCTTCTGGAGGGGCTGGTCGTCACCGATCTGATCCGCCAGGGACTCTCACTGGCGCTGATTTTGGAGCTGGCCGACCAACTTCTGGCGGGCCTTGCCCACGCGCACGCCCGCGGGGTGATTCACCGCGACTTAAAGCCCTCCAACCTGATGGTGGTCAACGCGTCGATCCCCGATAGCCTGGGGACCTTGAAGGTGGTGGACTTCGGCATCGCTACGGTGCTCACCGACGCCGACCCCCGCGAGACGGCCCACGGCGAAGTTGTGGGCACGCCGCGTTATATGAGCCCGGAGCAGGCCGGTGGGGAGCGCTCGCTCACCCCGCGCACCGACCTCTACAACGTGGGTCTGATCCTCTATGAGCTGATCTGCGGACGCCCGCCCTTCGGTGAGGAGAAGGGCCTGGCCGTGATGGCGATGCACGTGCATGAGCCGGTGCCGCCGATGATCGCCCGCCAGGGCTTGCACCTGCCGGTGGCGCTGGAGGCCTTCGTCTCGCGCGCGCTGGCAAAATCGCCGGCGCGGCGCTGGCCCTCGGCCGGCGAGATGCGCGTGCAGCTCAAAGCCCTTCAGGCGGAGCTCGCCGGTGATGCTCGCATCTATAACGTGCCCGCACCTCTGCCGCGCGTGCAATCCGGCGCCGGGCCCGATCGTCAGCCCACCGTCGAGGAGAGCATTGTGGGGCGTCGTCGCCTCAACCCGGTGGCGCAATCTCCCGAACATGATGAGGCGGTGGTCGGCCGCGACTCGTTGGCCGCAAGGCGGCAGGCCGATCTTCAGGCGCTCAACGCCGGGGTCGCCGGCCTCCAGCAGATCCCCTTTGTGGGGCGCCCCCGCGAACGCCAGCATCTTCAGGAGATCGCCCGGTCGGTGCGCAGCGAGCAGCGCGGCCGTATCGTGCTTCTGGAGGGCGAGGCCGGCGTGGGTAAGACGCGCCTGACGATGTGGCTTAAGGAGCAGGTTGAGGAGCAGGGCCAACTTCATGGCCATATCGGCGCGTTTACCCGCGGGGGCACCGAGGGGCTTCGCGGTCTGCAGGAGGTGCTCGACAGCGTGTTTGGCACCCGCGGGCAGTCGCGCGCCGAGGTGCAGACCCGCGTCGACACCTGGCTCACCCAGTGGGGCCACGACGATGGCATCGACGCCCGCATCCTGGCCGACTTCATGCGTCCGGCCGGAAGTCAGAGTGCGGTGCGCGAGGCCCCGGTGGCGCCCACCACCCTTTTTGCCACCATCCTGCGGGTGCTCGAGCGGGTGGCCAGCCGTCGACCGCGCCTGATCATCCTCGATGACGTGCATTGGGCGGGCCGCGAGCTGGGCGACTTCCTCGACTTTCTGGCCGTGGAGCTTCGCCACCGTTCCATCCCGCTGATGGTGATGGCCACCATTCGCTCCGAGGATCTTGGCGAGAACCCGGCCCTGGAGCGTCGCCTCACTGCGCTGAGCCGCTATGTTGGCGAGACGGTCGAGCGCATTCAGCTGGGACGCCTCAATGAGGACAGCGGCTACGAGCTGATTCGCCTGGTGCTGCCCGTCGATGAGGCGCTCACGCGTCTTATCTACGAGCGCTCCGGGGGTAACCCGCTGCACCTCGTCTTATTGTTGCGCTACCTGCGCGACGAGGGGCTGATTCGCCCCGATGGCGAGCGCTGGGCCACGGCCGATGTCGAGGCGGTGCGCGAGGCGGTGCCGCCCAGCCTGGGCGATCTTTTTGAGGTTCGCCTCCAGCAGATTGAGGCCCGCTACAGCCGCCACGACAAGCTTGGTGAGCTCCTGCAGCGCGCGGCCATCGCCGGCCCCAGGTTCACCTACGAGGTGCTGCGCGAGATGGTCGAGCGGGAGGGCGACGCCGAGCGCCTGCGCTTCTTCGACGAAGATCTCGATCACCTGCTCAGCGAGGGCATCCTCATTGAGAGTCACGGGCGGCGAGAGGACTGGTACGCGTTTAGCCACGGGTTGTTGCGAGATTATTTTCTTAAGCAGATCGGCGGGGCGTTTCGGGCGCGCCGGCTGCATCGGCTCGCTGCCGAGGCTCGCGAGGCCGTTTACGGGGAGCGCGCCGGCGCGCACGCCGCCGAGATCGCCGCGCACTGGCACGCCGCCCGCGATCTGGAGCGGGCGCTGACCTGGTACATTCGCGCCGGCCGCACCGCCTCGCGCGCGGCCATGCTCCGGCAGGCCGCCGTGGCTTTTGAGGCCGCGCTCACCATCATGGACGAGCTCCTGGAAGTCGGCTCCGAGCGCGGCGATCCCCCGAACTTCGCCCGCCTGGATGCCCGCGCACAAGATCTGGGCTGGAGCGGCACCGACTACGTCGACACCTTGATGCGCCTGGGCGATCTTTTTGAAGGTTTTGGTGAGTTTCCCGAGGCCGAAGCCTGCTACCGGCGCGTGGTGCGCCTGGTGGGCTCCTGCAGCGCACCGCCGCCCGAGGCGCTCAGCGCGCTGGCCGGCTGCTGGCTGGGGCTGGGCCATGTGGCCTGGCAGCGCGGCGACTTTGAGGCCGCCCGTTGGGCCTTCAACCGCGTGCGGGACGAGGTCGCCACCCTCCCTGAGCTCGCCGGCATGCGTGATAACGCCACCCGCGGGCTGGCCCGGGTCGCCTGGCATCGCGCCGACTACGCGCTGGCCGTCGACCTGGCCACCGACGCGCTGCACAGCGCCGAGGGCCGCGGCGACGACGCCGGCGTGGCTCAGTCGCTGTGGATCCTCGGAGAAGTCGCCAGAATTCAAGGCGAAGGCGACGCCGCCCGCGATTATTACGGCCGATCGATGGCCCTGAGTCAGGCCAGCGATCAGCCCTCCGAGGTGGCCCGCAACCTGCTCAGCCTGGCGCAGCTCGCCCGCTTCCAGAAACACTTCGACCAGGCCGAAGAGCTCTACCAGCGCGCCCTTCGCCGCTACGAGGCCCTGGGCGATCGTCGCGGCGCCGGCCAGTGCTACAACGGCCTGGGCGACGTGGCCCGTTTCCGCGACAGCTACGACGCGGCCCGTCGCTTCTATGAGCGTGCGCTGGCCACCTACCAGAGTATCGGCGCGGAGCTCGACGTGGCGCTGGTCTACACCAACCTGGGGTTGACCTCGATCGCGCTCAATGACTACCCGGCGGCCGAAGACTTCTTATGCGCCGCCCGCGAACGCGTGGCCGACGAGGAGTACCCCTATCTGCAGGCCGGCGTGGAGTACAACCTGGCGCTGGTCCGCGCGTTGCGCGGCGAAGATGACGACGCCGAGACCCTGCACCGGGTGCTGGAGCTCTCGGCGCGTTTTCCCATCCCCGATCTCGACTACGCCCAGCCCCTGGAGCGCCTGGCCCGACTGCGCGCCGACGCCGGCCATCCCGATGAGGCGCGCGCGCTCTGGTTGCGCGCCCGCGACATCTACCGCGAGCTGGAGCTTGAGGGAGATCTGGCCCGCGTCAACGCCCAGATCGACGAACGCGTCCCGACCGAGTGA
- a CDS encoding retropepsin-like aspartic protease family protein, with protein MSNLRTRVLLIFIGAMFLWGAPERAFAQSAPQAQTTEEEGASDTAPQEQPAAEEASDDATSGAIVIEGVAQPRGVIELPGLGDDAGEGDEAAPGGLVIERGAAGVGGSGSRSIRLSFERNGASVLVPAKVGRIDVYFVLDTGASFTTLTAEVARQARVTPDATAPTTLMQTAGGVRQAQFGLMTALQLGQTTLRQVSYTLCDACGFGTYRDRPVAGLLGLNVLGRFQMNLDTAAGEVELSPNPDFRDQSADMRPWLTYQIKPHQVHLDRRSLPRLAVEVQNASHLQAQQVVVEFRCRLQDGSVERVRTRSITVPAKSTADTELAQSVSACRGWQAELVEGFWR; from the coding sequence GTGTCGAATCTTCGAACTCGGGTGCTGCTCATCTTCATCGGCGCGATGTTCCTATGGGGCGCGCCCGAGCGGGCCTTCGCCCAGAGCGCGCCGCAGGCTCAAACAACTGAGGAAGAGGGCGCATCGGATACCGCGCCACAGGAGCAACCCGCCGCTGAAGAGGCCTCCGATGATGCGACCTCGGGAGCCATCGTGATCGAAGGCGTGGCGCAACCTCGGGGCGTCATTGAGCTGCCCGGCCTCGGCGACGACGCCGGCGAAGGCGACGAGGCGGCCCCCGGCGGACTGGTGATCGAGCGAGGGGCCGCCGGCGTGGGCGGCAGCGGCTCGCGCAGCATCCGCCTGAGTTTTGAGCGCAACGGCGCCTCCGTTCTTGTGCCGGCGAAGGTGGGGCGGATCGACGTCTATTTTGTGCTCGATACCGGCGCGAGTTTCACCACCCTGACCGCCGAGGTTGCCCGGCAGGCGCGCGTCACCCCTGACGCGACGGCGCCCACTACCCTGATGCAGACCGCCGGCGGGGTGCGTCAGGCGCAGTTCGGCCTGATGACCGCGCTGCAACTTGGTCAGACCACACTACGGCAGGTCAGCTACACGCTCTGCGACGCCTGCGGCTTTGGCACCTACCGCGATCGGCCCGTGGCGGGTTTGCTGGGGCTAAACGTGCTGGGGCGTTTTCAGATGAACCTGGATACGGCCGCCGGTGAGGTGGAGCTTTCCCCCAACCCCGACTTTCGGGATCAGAGCGCCGATATGCGCCCCTGGCTCACCTACCAGATCAAACCCCACCAGGTGCACCTCGACCGGCGCTCGTTGCCGCGCCTGGCGGTGGAGGTTCAGAACGCATCACATCTTCAGGCGCAGCAGGTCGTGGTGGAGTTTCGCTGCCGTCTACAGGATGGCAGCGTGGAGCGGGTGCGAACCCGATCCATCACCGTACCGGCGAAGTCGACGGCCGATACCGAGCTGGCCCAGAGCGTCTCAGCCTGCCGGGGATGGCAGGCTGAGCTGGTCGAGGGTTTCTGGCGTTGA
- a CDS encoding IgGFc-binding protein has product MMLSARFASLASLLLCGLLLAACEDPVNQVEEPVDVGDAQSDAPLECNPGEVLGCPGPDSASREVCNEAGDGTLLIECAGTSVCREGACVEVTCRPNTRRCTSESQPQVCRPDGEDYVFEDAESCAEGTRCQQGVCLDRCGLAEQSNSYIGCEYWAVELENSELYQSETGTITEPEEVRAPFAVVLANTDPNITARISVWASPDTHAEFVSSREVMPSRMFPGEEIVTVYSEVVGADGQRVGQPLSGAIDQVELPPNSTMTVLLPNRTLPRRTTSITPFAYRVVSSEPVVAYQFNPFCCNYNYTNDASLLLPRGALTENYMYLGQTVWAGNSTSRLPVPRPATLSVVALDEDTDVTVQLRAPSDTDKTFDDLIFAPFDLARINGPDASGRITFRLQPFEVFNLGSRGIQPVEDISGARITASKPVSVFSGHSCTNVPFDRSACDHLESQLFPLETWGTIFIASPLKLRNPEPPSGSREGTYWKFVASENNTVIQTGIAINPPAALPPGGEAVPSCASFSDDPSQGTFVLNAGESCEFGTRHMFRVLASAPIAIGAFLSGQNTVYDQVNWNDRAGDPSFFLLPPEEQYRTDYSFLAPPTYHQSYAMVTMAPGFTITLNGEELDPMNFDAELIDDGSRMRAHIPLEPGPYTLESLVPMGLVVYGYDNYVSYAYTGGLNLTKLNVLE; this is encoded by the coding sequence ATGATGTTATCAGCTCGTTTTGCCTCCCTTGCGTCATTGCTGCTCTGCGGCCTTCTCCTTGCGGCCTGCGAAGATCCGGTCAACCAGGTCGAAGAGCCTGTGGATGTGGGCGATGCGCAATCGGATGCGCCCCTGGAGTGCAATCCCGGTGAGGTGCTGGGCTGCCCCGGTCCCGACAGCGCCTCGCGTGAGGTCTGCAATGAGGCGGGCGACGGCACGCTTCTTATCGAATGTGCGGGAACCTCGGTGTGTCGGGAGGGCGCGTGTGTGGAGGTGACCTGTCGGCCCAACACGCGCCGCTGCACCTCGGAGTCGCAACCTCAGGTCTGCCGCCCGGATGGTGAGGACTACGTCTTTGAAGATGCCGAGAGCTGCGCCGAGGGCACCCGGTGCCAGCAGGGCGTGTGCCTGGATCGTTGCGGTCTGGCGGAGCAGTCCAACAGCTACATCGGCTGCGAGTACTGGGCGGTGGAGCTGGAGAACTCCGAGCTCTATCAGTCTGAGACAGGCACCATCACCGAGCCGGAGGAAGTGCGCGCTCCCTTTGCCGTCGTGCTCGCCAACACCGACCCCAACATCACCGCGCGCATCTCGGTGTGGGCCTCGCCAGACACGCACGCCGAGTTTGTGAGCTCACGGGAGGTGATGCCCTCACGGATGTTTCCCGGAGAGGAGATTGTCACCGTTTATTCCGAGGTGGTCGGCGCTGACGGCCAGCGCGTCGGCCAGCCTCTGAGCGGGGCGATCGATCAGGTGGAGCTTCCGCCCAACAGCACCATGACGGTGCTCCTGCCCAACCGCACCCTCCCGCGGCGCACCACCTCGATTACGCCCTTTGCCTACCGCGTCGTCTCCAGCGAGCCGGTGGTCGCCTACCAGTTCAATCCCTTCTGCTGCAATTATAACTACACCAACGACGCCAGCCTGCTGCTTCCCCGCGGCGCGCTCACCGAAAACTACATGTACCTCGGGCAAACGGTGTGGGCTGGAAACTCCACCTCACGCCTTCCTGTGCCCCGGCCGGCAACCTTGAGCGTGGTCGCGCTGGATGAAGATACTGACGTAACCGTGCAACTTCGCGCGCCGAGCGACACCGATAAGACCTTCGACGATCTGATCTTCGCCCCCTTCGATCTCGCGCGTATCAACGGGCCCGATGCCTCCGGTCGCATCACCTTCAGACTGCAACCTTTTGAGGTCTTCAACCTGGGGAGCCGCGGCATTCAGCCGGTCGAAGATATCAGCGGGGCGCGCATCACCGCCTCCAAACCCGTCTCGGTGTTCAGCGGACACAGCTGCACCAACGTGCCTTTCGACCGCTCCGCGTGTGATCATCTCGAGTCGCAGCTCTTTCCGCTGGAGACCTGGGGCACGATCTTCATCGCCTCCCCGCTCAAACTTCGTAACCCCGAGCCGCCCTCCGGCTCGCGCGAGGGCACCTACTGGAAGTTTGTGGCCAGCGAGAACAACACGGTCATTCAGACCGGCATCGCCATCAACCCGCCCGCCGCGCTGCCCCCCGGTGGCGAGGCCGTGCCGAGCTGCGCGTCTTTCTCCGACGATCCGAGCCAGGGCACGTTTGTGCTCAACGCTGGCGAGAGCTGTGAGTTTGGCACCCGCCACATGTTCCGGGTGCTGGCCAGCGCGCCCATTGCCATCGGCGCCTTCCTGAGCGGCCAGAACACCGTCTACGATCAGGTCAACTGGAACGATCGCGCCGGCGACCCGAGCTTCTTCTTGCTGCCGCCCGAGGAGCAGTACCGCACCGACTACTCGTTTCTGGCGCCGCCGACCTACCACCAGAGCTACGCGATGGTCACGATGGCGCCGGGCTTTACGATCACGCTCAACGGCGAAGAGCTCGACCCGATGAACTTTGACGCCGAGCTCATCGACGACGGCTCGCGCATGCGCGCCCACATCCCGCTGGAGCCGGGGCCCTACACGCTTGAGTCGCTCGTGCCGATGGGGCTTGTGGTCTACGGCTACGATAACTACGTCTCCTACGCCTATACCGGCGGCTTAAACCTGACCAAACTCAACGTGTTGGAGTGA